From one Candidatus Methylomirabilota bacterium genomic stretch:
- a CDS encoding HAD hydrolase family protein — translation MIPFKALACDVDGTLAVEDRVEPEVKGSLEQARRMGVRLILVTGRTFFELTRVCDCLELFDAVVAENGSVIYHPGSAMIRDLGPAVPARLLAELDRRGTYYQAGRVIVSTARADEMAVREALSTAGVSRDLITNRAALMLLPSGLSKGSGVEQVLRFLELSPHDVLARGDAENDLALFGAPGLGTLRRVCDRSGGRDYRVLSRLPGASWTDVREPSDVDYALESMQHNPSASAILDLSMLPHGKKLALVDRAIRRIREISTWIQSSLRAVNSCSGARTGERWPRPTACSPSVRWPAPCPATSSRTTPAEGTSPAGSATCSGTRSWRARSARRRSASSAGSLRISGR, via the coding sequence TTGATCCCGTTCAAGGCGCTCGCATGCGACGTCGACGGCACTTTGGCGGTCGAGGACCGCGTCGAACCAGAGGTCAAGGGATCGCTCGAGCAAGCTCGGCGGATGGGGGTCCGACTGATCCTCGTCACGGGGCGGACCTTCTTCGAGCTGACCCGGGTCTGTGACTGCTTGGAGCTGTTCGACGCGGTGGTGGCCGAGAATGGATCGGTGATCTACCATCCGGGCTCCGCGATGATCCGGGATCTCGGGCCGGCCGTTCCGGCCCGGCTTCTGGCCGAGCTCGACCGCCGGGGCACCTACTACCAGGCGGGCCGGGTGATCGTCAGCACCGCCCGCGCCGACGAGATGGCGGTCCGGGAGGCCCTGAGCACGGCCGGCGTCAGCCGCGATCTCATTACGAATCGGGCCGCCCTCATGCTGCTGCCGTCCGGGCTGTCGAAAGGGTCGGGGGTCGAGCAGGTCCTGCGCTTCCTGGAGCTGTCGCCGCACGACGTGCTGGCTCGGGGTGATGCGGAGAACGACCTGGCGCTCTTCGGAGCGCCTGGTCTCGGCACGCTACGCCGTGTGTGTGATCGATCCGGAGGGAGAGACTATCGGGTGCTGTCGCGCCTGCCTGGCGCGTCGTGGACGGATGTACGCGAACCATCCGACGTGGACTACGCGCTGGAGTCCATGCAGCACAATCCATCCGCCTCGGCAATCCTCGATCTGTCGATGCTGCCACACGGGAAGAAGCTCGCCCTGGTCGACCGCGCGATTCGGCGGATCCGCGAGATAAGTACGTGGATTCAGTCGTCGCTCCGGGCCGTGAATTCGTGTTCCGGAGCTCGCACGGGCGAGCGCTGGCCTCGGCCAACAGCCTGCAGTCCTTCCGTCAGGTGGCCGGCCCCGTGCCCGGCGACATCCTCACGCACCACGCCGGCCGAGGGGACTTCTCCCGCTGGGTCCGCGACGTGTTCGGGGACACGGAGCTGGCGCGCCAGATCGGCAAGGCGGAGGTCCGCTTCCAGCGCGGGGAGCTTGCGGATCTCCGGGCGATGA